Part of the Leptolyngbya sp. BL0902 genome, GAACTGGTGGTTGGGCCGTTGTTCAGAAATCGGGTGTGGGGTCAGTTTGCGCCGTTTAGGGGGGTAATTTCCTCAGTGGTTAGCTCCCTTCCGTGGGCCATGGGGGCGGCGGGGTTGTTCTTGGTGGGCTGCGGTGGCGTGGCCGAGTCTATGGATAGGGGCGTTGAACTAGACCCGATGGCGGTAGCGGCATCTCCGGCAACGGCCAATCCTTCGGCGGCGGAGCGGTGGTACTTGGCCGTGAGCGAAGCCAATCGAGCCGCCCACCTAGCCCAATCCGCCAGCACCGCCGCTGACTGGCAGCAGGTCGCCACCAGTTGGGGGCAGTCGGCCCTGTGGCTGAAGGGAATGCCCGTGGAGGATCCGCGCTACGCCTTCAGCCAGCGACGGGCGCAGGAATACCTCAACAATCGAGCGGTGGCGCAGGATCAGGCCGCCCAGGCTCAGCCGGACGGTATGCCGCGCGTGTTTCCGCCCTTGGGCAGTGCGGTGCTAGATGAACAACTCAGCCTTTATCACTCCTACGTGGCCACGCTGGGGCCGCCGGATGTGTTGATTATCGGCAGTTCGCGGGCCTTGCAGGGCATTGATCCCCAGGTGTTGCAGCAGGCCCTCGCCGCCCAAGGACGCCCCAACCTGCGGGTGTATAACTTCAGCGTGAATGGGGCCACCGCCCAGGTGATGAGCTTTGTCACCCGGCAGCTTTTGGCGGAGGATATGCACCCTCGGCTGGTGATCTGGGCCGAGGGGGCGAGGGGGTTCAACAGTGGCCGCTTTGACCGCACCTTTGCCAGCATTTTAGAGTCTCCCGGCTTTGCCGCCGTGCGCGATGGAGCCAGATTGAGCCTGGTAGACCCCAGCCCCAATCTGGCGATTCCCGACGGCCCCGTGCCCATGACCGCCATCAATAGCCAAGGGTTTTTGGCGGTCAACGATCAGTTCAACCCAGAGGTGTACTATCGATCCTTTCCACGGGTGCGCGGCCAGTATGACGACACCTACCGCGCCTTTCGCCTAGATGGGGTGCAAACCCTCTCCCTAGAGGCGGTGATTCAATCCTTTCGCAGTCGGGGCATTCCCCTGGTTTTCGTCAATCTGCCCCTCAGCAACGACTACCTCGACCCCGTGCGCATGGGCTACGAACGCCAGTTTCAGCGCTTTTTGCAAACCTATGCCAACCGGGGCACCATGACCGTCATTGACCTGCTGGAGTTGTGGCGCTGGCAGTCCCATTTTTTTGCCGACCCTAGCCACATCAACCGCTATGGTGCCCGCGAAATTGCTCGGCTCTTGGCGGAGGATAGCCGTATTGCGTGGCCCACCGTCCCCAAGGCAGTGCCCGTTGCCGAGACCAATGCACCGTAATCGCCAGGGAAATGCCCAGGGCAAACGGAGCAGCGGGCTAGGGCCCAAACCGCTCGATGGCCGCAACAATGCCAAACGCAATAAACAGAGCACCGCCCACCAGCATCAACCAACGCTCTGAAATCCGCCCTGCTACCAGTTTGCCGCAGGCCACCGCAATGGCCGCACAGATAGCATGGCCTAGGGTGGCCCCTAGCACCACTCCAATGGGATGTTGCGCCGCCGCGAGGGCAATAGTAGCCAGTTGGGTGCGGTCTCCCCACTCTGCCACAAAGGTTAGGCTAAAGGCTTCTATGACGATAGCTTGGGGAGTCCGTGCGGCTGTGGCTTGTTCACGCTTTTCGACCGCTTCTAGGGCTTCAATTTGTTCATCTTCAAGGCTACCTGGCCCTTTCATGGCGAGGCCATCGTAGAAGAGTTTAAAGCCAAACCCCAGGAAGAGAGCCACGGTCAACCCATTGACGATCCTAGGGGGAAAAAAGGTCGCAACTTGGCCAATCGCTACGGATAATGTCGTCATAACAAATAGAGCCATCGTCACCCCTAGAAACACCCAGCGACGAGGGTGACGGGTGGCTAAGATCATACCGATGAAGAAAGTTTTATCCCCAATTTCCGACAGGGTGATTAGCAGCAAAGCAGCGGTAAAGCCAGTCAATGGGTTCATGGTTTTCTCCTAGTTTAACTAGGATACCATGCTCTATTTTGGGCACATATCTCGCCAATAAAATAATTTTTCACTGAGCATTGATGGCCGTTATAATTCATTTTCTATTCATTTTTGAAATGACGGTGAAGAAGGGTTGATACCGTCTTAGGTAGGTTGTTTTTCGGTCTCTCTTTTTAGTGCGATGGGGTGCGGTTAGCGCAATGGGGTAGGGCAGCAGGGGGAGAACTCAGCCAGGATCAATCCGCCGCGTGGTGAGCCGTCCCTAGCGATCAAGCCCCACGCTATCAAGGGGTAGAACGCCCACGAGGCGGAACCCGCAACTGGGGGCAGATGATGGCGTCGGGCTAGACTTGGGGTCAGCTCAGGATCGTCAGGGTTGCTGGCTCACGTGGGCAACCGCATTAACGGGAGCGTGGGGCGTGGGGGCGGTGACACGGACACCAAGTCTGATGGTGTGGGCTGAGGCAGCGGTGGAAGGCAACCCCGACGACGAATAGCTCACCTACGCGATCTGCGGCGGGGCAACACCACCAATCCGGTGGATCGTGGCCCACCATGGAGAGGAGGCCCTGCAACGGTGGCAAGAGATGCGCCCCCGGCCCGTTGTGGTGATGCTGGATTGCAAACTGCCTAAGGTTGACGGCCTAGAGGTCTTGCGGTAACTCCGTAGCTGGGAAGCCCTGCGCCCACAGCCCATGGTTGTACTCACATCTTCCCGCGAAGAGCGTGATATTTTCAACAATTACCATCTGGGAGCCCACAGCTACGTATGCAAGCCTGTATCCATGGACGACTTTGCCACCGCCATCGAGCGGCTGGGGGTGTATTGGACTCGGATGAATCAGGCTAGTTCTACCCTCTGAATCTCGTCAGCTATGAACACTGCCGCTACTGCCCTCCGCGTCTTAATTATCGAAGATTCCGATGATGACGCCGTACTGCTGCTGCGCGAACTGAAGTGGGCAAGATTTGATCCCCAGTGGCAGCAGGTACAAACCGCCGACGAATTGGAGAAGGCGCTTCAGAGTCAACCCTGGGATGTGGTGTTATCAGACTATAAGCTGTCCCACTTCAGTGCCCCCGCCGCCCTAGATCTCCTCAAGCAGAGCGGTCAAGATATCCCCTTTATTGTGGTGTCGGGCACCGTGGGCGAAGCCACCGCCGTGGCGCTAATGCGGGCCGGAGCCTGCGACTATGTGATGAAGGACAACCTTTCGCGTTTGGGAGAAGCGGTGCGACGGGAAATCCGCGATGCCCAGGATCGCCGAGAGCACCAGCAAGCCCAGACCGACCTAGAGCGCACCTGCGAACTGCTGCAACTGGCCATCGAGGGATCGGGTATAGGTCTGTGGAACTGGCACATCCCCAGCGGCGCAATGTGGATCAATGATCAGTGCTTGCACCTGCTGGGCTATGGGGGCCACCCCCACCCACCTACCACCATCCAAGACTGGCAACAGGCCATTCATCCCCAGGATCGCCCCCGGTACGATGAGTCGCTGGCGGCTCACGTTGCCGGACGCTGCCCTACCCACGACTGTGAAATCCGACTGCGCCATCGCCAGGGCTACTGGGTTTGGGTACTCAATCGAGGGCGGGTGGTGGAGTGGGATGCCGACGGCCAACCCCTACGGGTGAGCGGCACCCTCACCGACATTACCGAACGCAAACAGGCGGAAGAGGAACGCCACCAAGCCGCCGCCCAAATTCTCCACAACAGCCTCCATGATGCCCTGACTGGGTTGCCCAATCGCACCTTCCTCAAGCAGCGCCTCGAACTGGCCCTCCAGCGTTCCCGCCGCTACCCCCAGGCTCAGTTTGCGGTGCTGTTTTTGGATCTCGATCACTTCAAGGTGATCAACGACAGCCTCGGCCACCTGGCGGGGGATGCCATCCTCGTGACTGTGGCCCATACCCTCCAGGCCATGGTGCGTGCCAGTGATATGGCGGCGCGGCTAGGGGGCGACGAATTTGTCTTGCTGCTGGAGGATATAGCCAGTTTGCAGGAGGTGAAAGCTATGGCGGAGCGGCTGCTGGCAGAACTGCAACAGCCCTTTATGGTTCAGGGCCGCAAAGTATTCCTCAACGCCAGCCTAGGTATTGTCACCAGTTTGGCCCATTACCAAGATGCCTCCGAACCCCTGCGCGATGCAGACATTGCCATGTATCGCGCCAAGGCACGGGGGCGAGGCTGTTTCGTTATTTTTGATGCCTCAATGCGGCAGCAAGTTCTAGATCGTCTCCAGCTTGAGCAGGATTTGCGGCAGGCTATTGACCACCAGGAATTGGTGTTGTACTACCAGCCCATCCTACGACTGGCGACGGGCCAAATCTGCGGTTTTGAGGTGCTCGTCCGTTGGCATCACCCCCAACGGGGGCTATTGCTGCCCGTCGAGTTTATCCCCATTGCCGAGGAAACCGGGTTAATCGCGTCCCTAGATCGCTGGGTGTTAGACAAGGGCCTACAACAACTGGCCACCTGGCAGCGCCACTACCCCAACTTTGCCCACCTCACTCTCAGCTTCAACGTCTCTAGCCAAGACCTGTGGCGCGATGACCTGATCCCCCACCTGCAAGCGCTCTTTGCCCAGTCGGCCCTGTCGCCCTGCTGCCTCAACCTCGAAA contains:
- a CDS encoding TMEM165/GDT1 family protein, producing the protein MNPLTGFTAALLLITLSEIGDKTFFIGMILATRHPRRWVFLGVTMALFVMTTLSVAIGQVATFFPPRIVNGLTVALFLGFGFKLFYDGLAMKGPGSLEDEQIEALEAVEKREQATAARTPQAIVIEAFSLTFVAEWGDRTQLATIALAAAQHPIGVVLGATLGHAICAAIAVACGKLVAGRISERWLMLVGGALFIAFGIVAAIERFGP
- a CDS encoding putative bifunctional diguanylate cyclase/phosphodiesterase, whose amino-acid sequence is MNTAATALRVLIIEDSDDDAVLLLRELKWARFDPQWQQVQTADELEKALQSQPWDVVLSDYKLSHFSAPAALDLLKQSGQDIPFIVVSGTVGEATAVALMRAGACDYVMKDNLSRLGEAVRREIRDAQDRREHQQAQTDLERTCELLQLAIEGSGIGLWNWHIPSGAMWINDQCLHLLGYGGHPHPPTTIQDWQQAIHPQDRPRYDESLAAHVAGRCPTHDCEIRLRHRQGYWVWVLNRGRVVEWDADGQPLRVSGTLTDITERKQAEEERHQAAAQILHNSLHDALTGLPNRTFLKQRLELALQRSRRYPQAQFAVLFLDLDHFKVINDSLGHLAGDAILVTVAHTLQAMVRASDMAARLGGDEFVLLLEDIASLQEVKAMAERLLAELQQPFMVQGRKVFLNASLGIVTSLAHYQDASEPLRDADIAMYRAKARGRGCFVIFDASMRQQVLDRLQLEQDLRQAIDHQELVLYYQPILRLATGQICGFEVLVRWHHPQRGLLLPVEFIPIAEETGLIASLDRWVLDKGLQQLATWQRHYPNFAHLTLSFNVSSQDLWRDDLIPHLQALFAQSALSPCCLNLEIPESMLIQNIQAMALQLQQLRDLGLSLTIDDFGTGYSSLSYLHQLPVSALKIDRTFVSTMEAHGPSANIVETLITLSNRLGLEAVAEGVETQAQNQHLKHLGCELAQGHWFTHPLPAAAAERWLMAS